Proteins from a single region of Vigna radiata var. radiata cultivar VC1973A unplaced genomic scaffold, Vradiata_ver6 scaffold_108, whole genome shotgun sequence:
- the LOC106754408 gene encoding nuclear transcription factor Y subunit B-1 isoform X1 produces the protein MADAPASPGGGGSHESGEHSPRSNFREQDRFLPIANISRIMKKALPANGKIAKDAKETVQECVSEFISFITSEASDKCQREKRKTINGDDLLWAMATLGFEEYVDPLKIYLASYREIEGDSKGSAKGGESSSKRDVYPNPNVQVENLAHQGSFSQGVNYTNSQPQGPPHMIVPMQGQE, from the exons ATGGCCGATGCTCCCGCGAGTCCAGGCGGCGGCGGTAGCCACGAGAGCGGCGAGCACAGTCCCCGCTCCAATTTCCGCGAGCAGGACCGCTTCCTACCCATCGCCAACATCAGCCGCATCATGAAGAAAGCGCTTCCCGCCAACGGCAAAATCGCCAAGGACGCCAAGGAAACCGTGCAGGAATGCGTTTCCGAGTTTATCAGCTTCATCACCAGCGA AGCTAGCGATAAGTGccagagagagaagagaaagaccATTAACGGCGACGATTTACTTTGGGCTATGGCCACTTTAGGTTTCGAGGAATATGTTGATCCGCTCAAGATTTACCTCGCCTCTTACAGAGAG ATTGAG GGTGATTCAAAGGGTTCGGCCAAGGGTGGAGAGTCATCTTCTAAGCGAGATGTTTATCCCAATCCTAATGTCCAGGTGGAGAAT CTTGCTCATCAAGGTTCTTTCTCACAAGGTGTTAACTACACGAATTCTCAG
- the LOC106754408 gene encoding nuclear transcription factor Y subunit B-1 isoform X2, whose product MADAPASPGGGGSHESGEHSPRSNFREQDRFLPIANISRIMKKALPANGKIAKDAKETVQECVSEFISFITSEASDKCQREKRKTINGDDLLWAMATLGFEEYVDPLKIYLASYREIEGDSKGSAKGGESSSKRDVYPNPNVQLAHQGSFSQGVNYTNSQPQGPPHMIVPMQGQE is encoded by the exons ATGGCCGATGCTCCCGCGAGTCCAGGCGGCGGCGGTAGCCACGAGAGCGGCGAGCACAGTCCCCGCTCCAATTTCCGCGAGCAGGACCGCTTCCTACCCATCGCCAACATCAGCCGCATCATGAAGAAAGCGCTTCCCGCCAACGGCAAAATCGCCAAGGACGCCAAGGAAACCGTGCAGGAATGCGTTTCCGAGTTTATCAGCTTCATCACCAGCGA AGCTAGCGATAAGTGccagagagagaagagaaagaccATTAACGGCGACGATTTACTTTGGGCTATGGCCACTTTAGGTTTCGAGGAATATGTTGATCCGCTCAAGATTTACCTCGCCTCTTACAGAGAG ATTGAG GGTGATTCAAAGGGTTCGGCCAAGGGTGGAGAGTCATCTTCTAAGCGAGATGTTTATCCCAATCCTAATGTCCAG CTTGCTCATCAAGGTTCTTTCTCACAAGGTGTTAACTACACGAATTCTCAG